In one Solanum dulcamara chromosome 1, daSolDulc1.2, whole genome shotgun sequence genomic region, the following are encoded:
- the LOC129882882 gene encoding probable leucine-rich repeat receptor-like protein kinase At5g63930 codes for MSGVYDSRTGLVLIWIVYLLASVTMVCPAEGLNAEGMYLLELKKNLRDEFNNLGNWNPSDETPCRWNGVNCTSGYNPAVQSLDLSFMNLSGTLSSSIGGLVCLTILDLSYNGFTGNIPKEIGNCSKMQSLHLHDNEFSGQIPDELYYLSQLKDLNLFNNMISGSISEEFGRLSSLVSFVAYTNNLTGPLPRSLGKLKKLETFRVGQNPLSGTLHPEIGDCESLQVLGLAQNNIGGNIPKEVGMLSRLKQLVLWDNQLSGYIPKELGNCTKLELLALYQNNLVGEIPAEISKLKFLKKLYLYRNGLNGTIPRVIGNLSSAIEIDLSENSLIGDIPTEFSQVKGLKLLYLFHNQLNGVIPRELTSLRNLERLDLSINYLFGSIPFAFQYLTQLVQLQLFQNSLGGSIPQGLGNYSRLWVVDLSDNYLTGRIPPYICRITNLIWLNLGSNNLHGDIPSGVIKCDSLVQLRLDGNWLQGNFPSDLCKLRNLSALELGQNTFGGLIPPEIGNCRKLQRLDLSGNYFTHELPQEIGSLEALVTFNVSSNLLTGEVPIEILKCKALQRLDLSRNSFSGAIPDEIGKLAQLERLLVSDNKFSGRIPVALGRLSRLNELQMGGNALSGEIPSELGDLTGLQIAMNLSNNNLSSTIPPKLGNLILLECLYLNNNHLTGKIPTTFGKLTSLMSCNFSYNNLTGPLPDIPLFQNMDVSSFIGNNGLCGGRLGGCNESPPFNSDPPIKRSSAPRGKIVIVVVAVGGGVFLVLIMVVLYLMKRQPVDQMVASIKDNNASFPASDIYFPPEEEFTFQDLVEATNNFHDSYVVGRGGVGTVYKAVMQSGRKIAVKKLTSNREGNNIEKSFRAEISTLGNIRHRNIVKLYGFCYHQGSNLLLYEYMDKGSLGELLHGVSCSLDWPQRFMIALGAAEGLAYLHHDCKPQIIHRDIKSNNILLDEKLEGHVGDFGLAKVFDMPQTKSMSAIAGSYGYIAPEYAYTMKVAEKCDIYSYGVVLLELLTGRTPVQPLDQGGDLVTCVRHYIQDNSLTPGILDIRLDLTDKTTVSHMLTVLKIALVCTCLSPADRPSMREVVLMLKESDEQEGNFILCQI; via the exons ATGTCTGGGGTATATGACTCAAGAACTGGTCTAGTTCTGATTTGGATAGTTTACTTATTGGCTTCCGTGACGATGGTTTGTCCTGCAGAAGGATTGAATGCTGAAGGAATGTACCTGcttgagttgaagaagaatttaAGGGATGAGTTTAACAATCTTGGAAATTGGAATCCTAGTGATGAGACGCCATGTAGATGGAATGGCGTAAATTGCACTTCTGGTTATAATCCAGCTGTGCAATCTCTTGATTTGAGTTTTATGAATCTTTCAGGCACTCTGAGTTCTAGCATTGGTGGTCTTGTATGTTTAACCATTCTTGACTTGTCTTACAATGGATTCACGGGGAATATTCCGAAAGAAATAGGGAACTGCTCGAAAATGCAGAGTCTTCATCTCCATGATAATGAATTTTCCGGGCAGATTCCTGATGAATTGTATTACCTTTCTCAGttgaaagacttgaatttgttCAACAACATGATATCTGGTTCTATTTCAGAGGAGTTTGGGAGACTGTCTTCTTTAGTTTCTTTTGTTGCATACACCAATAATCTCACTGGTCCACTCCCTCGATCACTCGGGAAACTAAAAAAATTGGAAACATTTCGAGTGGGGCAGAATCCGCTTTCTGGAACCTTACACCCGGAGATTGGTGACTGCGAGAGCTTACAAGTTCTTGGTCTTGCGCAAAACAATATAGGAGGAAATATACCCAAAGAGGTCGGTATGCTTAGTAGATTGAAACAACTTGTACTTTGGGACAATCAACTCTCGGGCTATATCCCAAAGGAACTTGGTAATTGTACGAAACTTGAACTGCTTGCTTTATACCAGAACAATCTGGTTGGAGAAATTCCTGCTGAAATAAGTAAGCTCAAATTTCTCAAGAAGTTATACCTTTACCGGAATGGATTAAATGGTACAATTCCAAGGGTCATTGGGAATCTTTCGTCAGCGATAGAAATTGATTTGTCAGAGAACTCTCTAATAGGAGACATACCAACAGAATTCAGTCAAGTAAAGGGACTAAAATTGCTGTATCTTTTTCATAACCAGCTCAATGGTGTGATACCTCGGGAACTCACTAGTTTAAGAAACTTGGAACGTCTTGATCTGTCGATTAACTACCTATTTGGCTCTATTCCATTTGCATTTCAGTATCTCACTCAATTGGTTCAGTTACAGCTCTTTCAGAATTCTTTAGGTGGAAGTATTCCCCAAGGTCTCGGGAATTATAGCCGACTTTGGGTGGTTGATTTATCTGACAACTACCTCACAGGAAGAATTCCTCCGTATATTTGTAGGATTACTAATTTGATTTGGCTAAATCTTGGTTCAAATAACTTGCATGGAGACATTCCATCTGGTGTTATTAAGTGTGACTCATTGGTACAACTTCGTCTTGACGGTAACTGGCTACAAGGGAATTTTCCTTCTGACTTGTGTAAATTGAGGAATCTATCTGCTCTTGAATTAGGACAGAACACGTTCGGTGGTCTAATTCCTCCTGAGATTGGAAACTGTCGAAAGTTGCAAAGACTTGATCTGTCAGGCAATTATTTCACACATGAATTGCCACAGGAGATAGGGAGTCTTGAAGCACTTGTGACTTTTAATGTCTCATCTAATTTGCTGACCGGTGAAGTACCAATAGAAATTCTGAAATGCAAGGCATTGCAACGACTTGATCTCAGTAGGAACAGCTTTAGTGGTGCTATACCTGATGAAATTGGAAAACTGGCACAGCTTGAACGTCTTTTGGTTTCAGATAATAAGTTTTCCGGGAGGATACCAGTAGCATTGGGGAGGCTTTCTCGTTTGAACGAGTTGCAAATGGGTGGAAATGCACTTTCGGGTGAAATACCATCAGAATTGGGTGATCTTACTGGTCTACAGATAGCAATGAATCTTAGTAACAACAATCTCTCCAGTACAATACCACCTAAGCTTGGAAATCTTATCCTACTAGAGTGTCTCTATCTCAACAATAACCATCTGACTGGTAAAATACCAACCACATTCGGAAAGTTGACGAGTCTAATGAGCTGTAACTTTTCATACAATAACCTCACTGGACCATTGCCAGATATACCACTCTTTCAGAATATGGATGTCAGCAGCTTTATTGGAAACAATGGCCTTTGTGGTGGTCGCTTAGGTGGATGTAACGAATCTCCTCCTTTCAATTCTGATCCTCCAATCAAACGTTCTAGTGCTCCAAGAGGGaagattgttattgttgttgtggctgttggtggtggtgtttttcttgttttgattaTGGTAGTTTTGTATTTGATGAAGCGGCAGCCAGTTGATCAGATGGTTGCATCAATAAAAGACAACAACGCGTCATTTCCAGCTTCTGACATATATTTCCCTCCCGAAGAGGAGTTCACTTTCCAAGACTTAGTTGAGGCTACAAATAATTTTCATGACAGTTATGTTGTTGGTAGAGGAGGTGTTGGGACAGTATACAAAGCCGTCATGCAATCTGGGCGAAAGATCGCTGTTAAGAAGCTCACATCTAACAGAGAGGGTAATAACATAGAAAAGAGTTTCCGAGCAGAGATTTCAACTCTGGGAAATATTAGGCATCGTAACATTGTAAAACTGTATGGTTTTTGCTATCATCAGGGTTCTAATCTACTTCTTTACGAGTACATGGACAAAGGTAGCTTGGGTGAATTGCTTCACGGTGTATCTTGTAGCTTGGATTGGCCTCAGCGCTTTATGATAGCACTTGGGGCAGCTGAAGGCCTTGCTTACTTACATCATGATTGCAAACCACAGATCATCCACCGCGATATAAAGTCCAATAATATTTTGCTTGATGAGAAGTTGGAAGGTCATGTTGGTGATTTTGGTCTTGCTAAAGTTTTTGACATGCCTCAGACTAAGTCGATGTCTGCAATTGCTGGATCATATGGCTACATAGCCCCTG AATATGCTTACACCATGAAGGTAGCAGAAAAATGTGATATCTATAGTTACGGGGTAGTCCTTTTAGAGTTGCTAACCGGAAGAACACCGGTACAGCCACTAGATCAAGGAGGTGATCTTGTCACTTGTGTGAGGCATTATATTCAGGACAATTCGTTGACACCAGGGATACTCGATATCCGATTGGATTTGACAGATAAAACTACTGTTAGTCACATGCTTACAGTCTTGAAAATTGCTTTAGTATGCACTTGTTTGTCCCCGGCTGATCGTCCTTCAATGCGCGAAGTCGTGTTAATGTTGAAAGAGTCTGATGAGCAAGAAGGTAACTTTATCTTGTGTCAAATTTGA